The Acidobacteriota bacterium sequence CTCCTTCGCCGCCTTCTTCAACGCATCGTCCGCGTCGTCCATCTCCTTGAGGATCGGGTCCTCGTATTTGTCGACGTAAACCGCCGTGTCGCGTTTGGGCTCGTCGGCATCTGCCGCGAACGCCATAAGTCCCACAATTGCCCCCGTCAGAACCAGCACTACCATCCGTCGCATAGCGCGCCTCCTTGTTGCGAATATGATAGCGGAGTCGTCGACGAACTGATTCAGGGCATGCGGGCTCGAGCTTCAAAGCGCCCGATCATCACCACTTCCTGATGCGGCCGTCCCAGCTCTGGAAGGTGCCGGTGTCCTCGATGGTGAGCCCGGCGATGACTCTGCGCATCCCGGCGATGGACTCGGCCGGGCTCAGAGCGGCCTCCGGACCGCCCATGTCGGTGCGCACCCAGCCCGGGCTCATCACGACGCAGGTGAAGCCCTCGTCCTTGTAGTTCATGGCTAGCGAGCGGGTGAACATGTTGAGTGCGGCCTTGCTTTCGCGGTAGCCGTAGTATCGGCCGACCTCATTGTCGGCGATGCTGCCGAGGCCGCTGGTGATGTTGACGATCTTCTTGAGCTCTCCCCGGCGCAGATTGGGCAGCAACGCCCCGGTGACTCGCATCGGTCCGAGGGTGTTGACGGCGATGGCTCGCTCGACGCCCTCGAAGTTCAGCTTCTCGAATTCCATACTGCCATCGCGGTTGGCATACCCGGCGTTGTTGATCAGCATGTCGAGCGGCAGCTCTCCGAGATCGGCGGCCAGCCGGGCCACGCTCTCGGGATCGGTGACGTCGAGCTGAAGAATGCGGACACCAAGCTTGCGAAGCTCGGTGGCCTCTGCCGGCTTGCGCGCCGTCCCGATCACCGACCATCCGGCCTCGGAGTACTGGCGGGCGAACTCGAGCCCGAGCCCGCGGTTGGCGCCGGTCACCAGCACTGTTTTCGCAGCCTTGCCGTCGTCCGTCGCGTTCGCCACGGCAGCCGACACCAGCATCAGGACAATCACGAGCGCAGTCCATGTACACGACACGCAACGATCGAACTTCATGGCGGTCCCTCCTCGGGTATGTCCCAGAACATCCACGGCAACAATCGGACGCTCCCGAGAAATTCCGTTCTCTAATTCGCGAGCCGCCCCTCGATTCGGCACCTGTAGAATGAGTACTCAGGTTCTGTAATGAATTCAGATCGCACGATGAGATTCGCGGGCGCCGGATGAGCGATACGTCTTCCATCCTGACGCGCCTGGAAGCAACGATTCTCGGTGACTCGACCCTGGATGTCACCGAGCGTCGCCGCAAGTTGTTCGTGGCACTCGGCGTCGCCGTGGCCATCCCGTTCATCTTCGTGATGGATATCGCCAATTTCTCCCTGCTGAGCAACTTCGAGATCTTCATCGACACCTTCGCGATCGTGCTTCTGGTAGCCAACCTCGTACTCATTCGAATCCTGCCCACCGGCATCTGGCTCTACCGGGTGGACGCCCTCTTCTTCGGATTTCTTGCGCTCTTCTATCTGACCGAAGACCTGGGCGACGGCACCGCCGTGATGTGGTCCTTCGCCTATCCCATCGTCTTCATATTCCTGCTGGGCAGACGCGAAGGCGCGATCTGGACCTGCGTGTTCTGCTTGTGCACCGTCGTGCTCTTTCTCACCAGCCCGACGAACTTCGCTCCCTCGTTCCCGCTCGCATTCCTGGCCACCTTTCTGTTTATCTCCCTCCTGGCGTTCACCGTCGAAACGCTGCGCGAACTGTTCGAGCGAGAGAGCCGAGCGCTGATCGAACAGCTGGAGACCGCGTTGTCTGAGGTGAAGACCCTCAAACGCCTGCTGCCCATCTGCGCCAACTGCAAGAAGATCCGGGATGACAGAGGGTATTGGAATCAGATCGAGTCCTACCTCAAGGAGCACGCCGACACGAGCTTCACCCACAGCGTGTGCCCGGACTGCATGGAAGAGCTCTACCCGGAGTTCGTCGAACGTTATATGAAAAACTCGGCACCACCGGGCGAGGGCGAGTCGGACTGACGTGCTCTCCGCATAGTTAATTCCCGTCATGCGTGACACCAAGCCGAGCTGCTCGAAGTGGCTGGGGCCCGAGCGCCGATCTCGCCGCCAGGAATGGGCCGAGGCGACAACCGGTTACCGATCACATACAACTCACGAATGTTTCGTGCCGTCGCGAGTCAATACCTGGAGGACTGTATGAAGTACGTCAGCAGTTGGGTCGTGCCCGTTCCAAAGA is a genomic window containing:
- a CDS encoding SDR family oxidoreductase, coding for MKFDRCVSCTWTALVIVLMLVSAAVANATDDGKAAKTVLVTGANRGLGLEFARQYSEAGWSVIGTARKPAEATELRKLGVRILQLDVTDPESVARLAADLGELPLDMLINNAGYANRDGSMEFEKLNFEGVERAIAVNTLGPMRVTGALLPNLRRGELKKIVNITSGLGSIADNEVGRYYGYRESKAALNMFTRSLAMNYKDEGFTCVVMSPGWVRTDMGGPEAALSPAESIAGMRRVIAGLTIEDTGTFQSWDGRIRKW